In Asterias rubens chromosome 2, eAstRub1.3, whole genome shotgun sequence, the sequence TTTATGCCTTTGTTTGAAAATTCACGTTGAATTCAGTTCAGACAATTATGGTGAAGGGTGTTTGGAAAAACAACTGAAGGGTTTGGCGCCTGTTGtagatcattttttttttggccatgGTATAAACATTTGTGATCAATAATTAACCTTTAGAtttttcagcttcattagtcattaagtttttgagaaaaaagggtTCAATTTAGAGCAATGTTTAAAGGAGAAGTGCGCAAATCCGTGttgtacatgctgaaataatttgcGTCTCTCATCGAGAAGAATTTCGTGATTTATTGTCCGTGTTCTCAAAACTGCAGCACTCATCAGCAATTAACATTTTAAGAGGGGCTTTCTATCATTACCGTTTagccgtgtaagtttaatgtacactgtgtatgtttttgttttgtgtcgaaAGTACCTAAAACCCTTTATGGTATCGGTGAAACCAATGGTAAAACAGTCGTgtcagatgaaaaaaaaaatctaacaaATACATCCATTGCAATCATCTTGTAAAGCGAAGTGTAAATTAGATTATTTGGGAAACTTTCACTACAGCTGCGTGTTCGGTCTCAGCCCGCGTCTGCACCCTAGGCACGGAACCAGATGATTCGTCTGGCGGGAGGGTTCGGTTCGTCCTACCGCCCGGGGATCCTTGTTCCTGTACCCGGATCAAGTTGGGTGGTCACAACATGTACGGATCACCGAAGGAGGACGCACTCGTTTACATCGACAACCTACCGAAGGACGCAGCGGCCCTCGGTCGACTGTTCGGCTGCTCTGACAATAATTCCGGAGATAGTCAAGGTATGTGTATGTTCTATGTTCATTCACGAATGAGCCCCAAAGGGGCGGTTACAGGGTGGGTGGGGGACGAGCAGTTGCCCAAGTTCATAAAGTTGTGAGacagaaacaaaaatgcttgacaatttgttttcctaGGAAAACCAACTGAATAAGAGAAAATTGATTAGGGTAACAACCCTACGATTCAAACGTAATGTTATTTGGGCTGGTAAGccgtttctgttaagcaatactattctgtgctgaGTGAGTTTTTGTTCTTGcatgctttttgaaattgggccttggtagAATTTGTTTCCCCTCgacataatatttattttccccgccgaaacaataaataattttccttCGATTTGTTATCATACGTTTACCTGAATGATCTTTATTTTCGTCACCTTTAAGGATTTTATTACATTCCATCGAAATCATTCCGTAACTAAGGTCATGTTCTATCTTCGAAATAATCTAACTGCTACATATTGAGCCCTTTTCATGCTTGAGCATCTAACCAAGATTCCCTTGCGAAAACTTTCCATGttgtaaattgtaaaattttCCCCGTGTGGAAGGACAATATTACTGCACTGTCTAAGGTTCCTTTCTAAAACCTTCTCAAATATTGCTATTTTCAGCTTTCTCTGTCTGACCGCAACTTCGTCTTTCAAATTCACTCCCTAAATtgtaaagagtgaaaaggcactctttgaagagccagaTGAAGGACATCTCTTTTCGcctggtcttccactcttttagattgaagtttgcagtGATTttagtgatttttcactctgccCTAAGTTAatacccctctaaaagagtgaactaaccaccactctttttaaagagccatttgagggacaactcgaaatgtaaagagtggtgttttcactcttttacattttagaGAGCAAGTCAAATTGTTGTGCACATCATTGTGGTAAAACGGCGGCGACGGGGATTTGTAAAGTAAAGATCTTCTTTTGGGTgataaattatgttttaaaatacatttttttttctttaaaataacagGCATGTCACAGTCCTATGCTGATTGTAATCAAATCCGCAACGCTAGTGGTGTGTACACTCTTAACTTAACCTCTATTCCGGGGCTACAGCAAGCGTACTGTGACATGGAGACGGCAGAGAGTGGCTTTATTGTAAGTAACACTAGTTCTTCTCCTTTTTGAAACCAAaattagagacactggacacctttggtaattgtcaaaggtgtatcgtttggtgtatcttaacataattaattatgcaaacAATAGCGAACCTGTgcaaattgaactcaattggttttGTCGAAGTTCTGAGATAAtaatatggaagaaaaaacacccttgtcacacgaagttgtgtactctCAGATCAATgatttcgaaaactacgttacttcagagggaaccgtttctcacaatgttgtatactaccaacctctccccattactcgttaccaagtgaggttttatgcatacaattattttgaataattaccaatagtgtccagtgtctttaagagtgaATAGCACATTCAATTTCTTTTAATGGGGTATCGGGTTAAGTTGGGGTATCGGGCAAGGCGAGACTGAAGagaaaatataaattgataaaCTTAGATGATTATCGCGTTAAAGGTACAGAGCAGAGAAATCTTGGACAAGCTATTCACGCTCATAACCCCCTGTACGTTCCAGGTCGTATAGGGGCCATGATATAACCCTTTTCTTGGTCCAAGGGTCATGACCCGTTTCCAGGTCCGAAAACTACCCCGTTGAAATATGGATTTTAACTCTAACTTTGCGTAATTTTGACCCATTTTCTTGGTAATAGATTCCAGGCTACACTCGAATCAAGGGGTCAATTCCGACCCGGACATGTTAAAGCCTAAATTAGTATCCGATTTCTATTTTCGTTTAAAGGTTATTCAAAGGCGCCGAGATGGCTCAGTTGATTTCAATCGCTCCTGGTCCGAGTACCAAGAAGGATTCGGCGATCTAGAAGGAGAATTCTGGTGGGGGAATGAGAAGCTCCGGACCCTCACAGACACGGAGGTTTCGACCTGGGAGTTGGTGGTGGATTTGGAAGCGTTTGACGGGGACGTCGGCCGCGTTCGCTACGGGAACTTCAGCGTCACCGGAGAACTGTACGATCTTACTGTTGAAGATTTCGACTCTCTAAATGATGAAGGTAATTTCAAACGTTTGCATCCAATTAGTGGCGACTTCGTGGTTGCTAAAGAGAGAAAAATAGGGTGATTTCAAAAGTTTTCGTTTTTTGACCTGTTTGCCTCTGGAATTTTGACCCGTGAGGAATTTGAAGTAAAAACTCAAAGCCATGTCGAGCTACAAAAGGGACAGTTTTATTGGTCTTCCTCAGGACTAATGAGCAATGGACCTGATTTTTCACTCTCGTTTTATTTACTATAAAAATTATCAAATTGTAAGGCCCTTCATTTTGCACTTTCGTCAAAACTTTAGCTACGTATTCGATacaaatttgcatattattttgcGGGAAAAATGCTCTCACATGAAATGATATTACCACCATCGTTCATGTCTAGTCCAACCGGCTGCACAGTTTAAAACGAATCATACTTCCAAAAACGTTCCCCTTTTTCAAGTTTCACACCATTTCGTCattcttttttgtttatttgttaaacccttctatttttgtttaaggTGACGGCCTCGTTCAGCAACAACTTGCCTTCACAACCATAGACGAGGACAACGACAAGTCTAGGCCGAAGAACTGCGCAAGAGAACGCAAAGGCGGCTGGTGGTACACCAAATGCAAAAAAATTGGAAGTAATCTAAATggaaaatattttaatgaaacTCAAAGCCACGGTCCTGATGAAGGAGTGCTTTGGAAACCATGGAAAAGCAACTCCCTCAGAGGCTGTCAAATGAAGATACGACGCAATAAGTAGTGACAACAATGTATGCTTCGTCTGCTGGCATTGAACATTGTTGGTCAAATTTCATTAGACATGTCgttcaagcagaaaatactgcttgacacatTTATTTGCAAAAGAAATAATTAAGTTGGAATTTGGTTACCCGTTTCTGCAAAGCATATActgttctgtgcttagcaagcttgtgtgcttacagactttatgaaattgggccccatgTGACTTTGATAAtttctaaaagaaaacaaaactgaaaataatgtgatacatgtacatgagtgtaTGGCCCCAATACCGTAGAGCTGATTTAAACACAATTGCTtaaacaatttctgcttagcaaagaatttctgctgagcaaactTAAGATGTAAACCAGTCATAAAGACGAAAAttgtgacatggtactttgcCTGGTAACTTTTGTCTCGGCTTAAAAGCAGCCCGGACATAGTATAACGAATAATTTTGCGTGGTAACGCTCAACAGAGGGCACTATACAGTTTGAATGgtctcttttcttcttctttttaacgCGACAGTGAAATTTAACGGTCTTGATTTTCAtagccatgaaagtgggccttGATGTAAAATTCAATTGGAAAATGTAACCGGTCAAAACGAATCGATCTTGATTCTATATTCTAGATTAATATATTCTGTGATGTAGTGTGGATATTTCATTAATACATTTTGTTAGAGAAACTGGGTAGTGTGGTAACACGAAAACATTACATCAACAGTTAATCTTGTTGGTCAGTGATCAGGGGGGAGGGTACATTATATTGATGTCCGTTTCCCGGtgccccctcccctccccatgGAATCTATACATTTTCGAGAACGGAGGTTGCTCTACGAACAAAAAGGGGATTTTATGTATAGTAGTTTTACTTTGATGCAGTTGAAAAGTTACGCCTGTATTCTTTCTGATGCCACaccatgtatttgttttaaccTCCACGTCGgattttcttggtaaaaaaacagtttagaaTTGCACCCTTTAGGCTCCCTAAGATGTTAGACGTCATGTGTCATTTTAGTCTAGCATTCTTACGTGAACCCTAACCCTTATATTGGGCACAGCAGGGTTGTATAAAACTATTAAAATTATACTATTATTTAACAGGTAACCTTTTTGTTCACATAATCTTGTTTTGTCTTCTATTTGATGCGCTTATGTCTGTTAGCACCTCCCTCGAATTGATGCacgcaaaaactggggtgttaaaataacaccaaaaGTGTTGTCACACATCATATCAAAATATCAATATTTACACCATGGTTGCAAATTTCTGATAAAGAACTACATTTTAAGTTTTGTAGCACCCAACTAATTATGTTAATTTCGTTTCTCTGTTCGATATCTATGATACAACACCCATGATGTAAATTTTGACACTCCAGTTTGTGCAGTTTACCTTTTGGAATGGTGGATCTAAACACGAACTGTTTGCCTTTACATTGTCATCTTTGTagcactcaaaataattgtatacatGCAGTATCAATAAACTACATAAAAGCGTAAAACCGGTATTCAGAAGTGAGTCTTCATCCGGCTGGTATAATGTATTCGTCGCCCCACCAACTTAAACCCAAAGCGATGATAAGAGGGCATAGCGTATACTAAGATGTTGATGAAGAACATGCAAACGCAAACTGAAGTTTGAGCTACCCcctaaaaccaaattaatgtaaaagaaaaaaaaaaaaaaaaaaaaaaaaaaacccgaatATCCAAAATTTAAAAGACCTGAGAATTACTCTTTA encodes:
- the LOC117303317 gene encoding fibrinogen C domain-containing protein 1-like; its protein translation is MSQSYADCNQIRNASGVYTLNLTSIPGLQQAYCDMETAESGFIVIQRRRDGSVDFNRSWSEYQEGFGDLEGEFWWGNEKLRTLTDTEVSTWELVVDLEAFDGDVGRVRYGNFSVTGELYDLTVEDFDSLNDEGDGLVQQQLAFTTIDEDNDKSRPKNCARERKGGWWYTKCKKIGSNLNGKYFNETQSHGPDEGVLWKPWKSNSLRGCQMKIRRNK